The proteins below come from a single Sphingobacteriales bacterium genomic window:
- a CDS encoding iron-sulfur cluster-binding protein, with translation MKNSKTFLKEAEIKAFDSEHRKRINHNISKYNEKVPVGRLQFKDYEKAREQAAAIKRKVVNNLERYLLDFEKAIKKRGTEVLWAEDEKEAIDLIINILKVNDCRSVVKSKSMISEEIHLNEALEKYGIEPIETDLGEFIVQLNHEPPYHIVTPAMHKSKEDVARLFHEKLGTPEDYTPEQLTLEARKVLRNKFINADAGITGANFLIADAGAVLVTENEGNARMSTALPKIHIVLAGIERLLPSINDLSLFLPLLATAGTGQYITSYNTLFFGPRQPNEPDGPEKMFVILLDNGRTNLLANPDLKIALACIRCGACLNACPVYKNIGGHTYKSAYNGPIGSVITPYLKGFEDYIHLSYATSLCGNCTAVCPVKIPIHELLLKNKQLYNEQYNPNKLEKRIFRLSSAILGSRKIMNMGNQSLKNLFFRIALKNTWNKRKAPLKFARKTFNQQWKNNHHSSEK, from the coding sequence ATGAAAAACAGCAAGACTTTTTTAAAAGAAGCAGAAATAAAAGCCTTTGATTCCGAACACAGGAAAAGGATAAACCATAATATTTCCAAATACAATGAAAAAGTTCCTGTCGGGAGACTTCAGTTTAAAGATTATGAAAAAGCAAGAGAACAGGCCGCAGCCATTAAACGCAAAGTAGTCAATAATCTTGAAAGATATTTACTCGATTTTGAAAAAGCTATTAAAAAAAGAGGTACTGAGGTTTTATGGGCTGAAGATGAGAAAGAAGCTATTGATTTGATTATCAATATTCTTAAAGTGAATGATTGTCGTTCGGTAGTCAAATCCAAAAGCATGATTTCAGAAGAAATTCATCTGAATGAAGCTCTTGAAAAATACGGCATAGAACCTATTGAAACCGACCTTGGCGAATTTATTGTCCAGCTAAATCATGAGCCACCCTATCATATTGTTACGCCTGCCATGCACAAGTCGAAAGAAGATGTGGCCAGACTGTTTCATGAAAAACTGGGGACACCGGAAGACTACACCCCCGAACAACTGACACTTGAAGCCAGAAAAGTGTTAAGAAACAAATTTATCAATGCAGATGCAGGAATAACAGGAGCCAACTTCCTCATTGCAGATGCCGGTGCAGTGTTAGTTACTGAAAATGAAGGTAATGCCAGAATGAGTACCGCATTACCCAAAATCCACATTGTTCTGGCAGGAATTGAGCGTTTACTTCCATCTATCAACGACCTGTCACTTTTTCTGCCACTTCTGGCAACGGCAGGAACCGGTCAGTACATCACTTCCTATAATACCTTGTTTTTTGGCCCACGACAGCCTAACGAACCCGATGGGCCCGAAAAAATGTTCGTCATCCTGCTCGATAACGGCAGAACCAATCTTCTGGCTAATCCGGATTTAAAAATAGCACTTGCCTGTATTCGTTGCGGAGCTTGTCTTAATGCCTGTCCGGTTTACAAAAATATTGGCGGTCATACCTATAAATCAGCCTATAACGGACCTATAGGTTCAGTTATTACACCCTATCTGAAAGGTTTTGAAGATTATATTCACCTGAGCTACGCCACTTCTCTCTGTGGTAACTGTACAGCCGTTTGTCCGGTAAAAATCCCCATTCATGAATTATTGTTGAAAAACAAGCAGCTTTATAACGAACAATACAATCCCAATAAATTAGAAAAACGGATTTTCAGGCTTTCATCAGCCATTTTGGGTTCAAGAAAAATAATGAACATGGGCAATCAGAGTCTGAAAAATCTATTTTTCAGAATAGCCCTCAAAAACACCTGGAATAAAAGAAAAGCCCCCCTGAAATTTGCCAGAAAAACCTTCAACCAGCAATGGAAAAACAACCATCATTCCAGTGAAAAGTAA
- a CDS encoding Crp/Fnr family transcriptional regulator gives MPDSLKSDIQSVIDNLNERNKELNCLYKTDELLSQFNIPFDQLFNELCLVIAESYRYNDICRCQIVFREEVYALPDFKITDLKQSAEIRVNGQPEGLITVCYIRPLRLEKGVFLQEEMRLLQIIARKVSDYLDYRFLRESIENKEKELQVAHNRENDITEKTRLWLHSLNLNDEQVNEFTKVQINFRKGEIICKQGAITSYIMILADGLSKNYLEGNQDRGFNFSIVKPIDFIGLSSLFNQNTYLFSGSAITPCTIFHVEKERFKQIIAENAAFASEIMKWYCRMTEGHLNRMSCLANKQALGRIADILLYLSEKIFNGQLIENIISRKDIAELAGMSTESAVRILSELNRDKIIKIVNKGIEISNLALLKKLSIAG, from the coding sequence ATGCCTGATTCTTTGAAATCTGATATTCAGTCTGTTATTGACAACCTGAATGAGAGGAACAAGGAGCTTAACTGTTTGTATAAAACAGATGAATTGCTAAGTCAGTTCAATATTCCATTTGACCAGTTGTTTAATGAGTTATGCCTTGTAATTGCTGAAAGCTACAGATACAATGATATTTGCCGTTGCCAGATTGTCTTCAGGGAAGAAGTTTATGCCTTGCCTGATTTTAAAATTACCGATCTGAAACAGTCTGCAGAAATTAGGGTGAATGGTCAACCTGAAGGCTTAATTACTGTTTGTTATATCAGACCATTGCGTCTTGAAAAAGGTGTTTTTCTTCAGGAAGAAATGAGGCTTTTACAAATCATTGCCCGTAAGGTCAGTGATTATTTAGACTACCGTTTCCTAAGGGAAAGTATTGAAAACAAAGAGAAGGAATTGCAAGTAGCCCATAACAGGGAGAATGATATAACAGAAAAAACAAGGCTATGGTTGCACTCCTTAAACCTGAATGATGAACAGGTTAATGAGTTTACAAAGGTGCAGATCAACTTCCGGAAAGGAGAAATTATATGCAAGCAGGGAGCTATTACCAGCTACATCATGATTCTGGCAGACGGATTGTCGAAAAACTATCTGGAAGGGAACCAGGACAGAGGTTTCAACTTCAGTATAGTCAAACCCATTGATTTTATCGGACTTTCATCGTTGTTTAATCAAAACACCTATCTTTTTTCAGGTAGTGCCATTACCCCCTGCACCATATTTCATGTAGAAAAAGAAAGATTTAAGCAAATCATTGCAGAAAATGCCGCATTTGCTTCCGAAATCATGAAATGGTATTGCCGTATGACGGAAGGACACCTGAACAGAATGAGTTGTCTGGCCAATAAACAGGCTTTGGGACGTATTGCAGATATACTTCTTTATCTCTCTGAAAAAATTTTTAATGGTCAGCTGATCGAAAATATTATCAGCAGAAAAGATATAGCCGAACTGGCAGGAATGAGTACTGAAAGTGCAGTCAGAATTTTATCGGAACTAAACAGAGATAAAATTATTAAAATTGTCAATAAAGGAATAGAAATCAGCAACTTAGCTTTACTAAAAAAATTGAGTATTGCAGGATGA
- the lysA gene encoding diaminopimelate decarboxylase yields the protein MKLIDNQYSIQGIPVTGLCGKYDTPLYVYDANKILHQYHTLKNAFKISALKINYACKANTNLNILRLLAREGAGLDTVSIQEVQLGLKAGFKADDILFTPNSVSLGEINEACRLGVKINIDNISILEQFGHQHNGEIPVCIRINPHILAGGNTKISTGHIDSKFGISIHQFRHIERVIKANHMHIEGLHMHTGSDILDVDVFIRAAEILFEMAFSFPELKYIDLGSGFKVPYKPGDISTNVVDLGKKLDKRFDRFCREYGRKLTLIFEPGKYLVSEAGYFFAKVNVVKQTTATVFAGLDTGFNHLIRPMFYDAYHHIVNVSKPASHPRIYTVVGYICETDTFGWDRKIQEISEGDILCFYNAGAYCYSMASNYNSRPKPAEVIIYNGKDYLASRREELDDLLKNYVEIEL from the coding sequence ATGAAACTCATTGATAACCAGTATTCTATTCAGGGAATTCCTGTAACCGGACTCTGCGGAAAATACGATACCCCGCTTTACGTATATGATGCCAATAAAATTCTGCATCAATATCATACGTTAAAAAATGCCTTCAAAATATCAGCACTTAAGATAAATTATGCCTGTAAAGCAAATACCAACCTCAACATTCTCCGGTTGCTGGCACGTGAAGGAGCCGGACTCGACACTGTTTCTATTCAGGAAGTGCAACTCGGCCTCAAAGCAGGATTCAAAGCAGACGACATCTTATTTACCCCTAACAGTGTTTCACTCGGTGAAATCAATGAGGCTTGCCGGCTTGGCGTTAAAATTAATATTGACAACATCTCTATTCTCGAACAATTCGGACATCAGCACAATGGCGAAATTCCTGTTTGTATCCGGATAAATCCGCATATATTGGCTGGCGGTAATACCAAAATTTCGACAGGACATATCGATTCCAAATTCGGTATTTCCATTCATCAGTTCCGGCATATCGAAAGAGTGATTAAAGCCAACCATATGCACATTGAAGGCCTCCACATGCATACAGGCTCCGACATTCTCGATGTGGATGTGTTTATCCGTGCAGCTGAAATCCTGTTTGAAATGGCCTTCAGCTTCCCTGAACTCAAATATATTGATCTGGGAAGTGGCTTTAAAGTCCCATATAAACCCGGAGATATATCCACCAATGTCGTTGACCTGGGAAAAAAACTTGACAAAAGATTCGACCGCTTTTGCAGGGAATATGGCCGTAAATTAACCTTAATATTCGAACCGGGGAAATATCTGGTGAGTGAAGCAGGTTATTTCTTTGCAAAGGTAAATGTGGTAAAACAGACAACTGCCACCGTTTTTGCCGGACTTGATACCGGATTTAACCATCTGATACGCCCTATGTTTTATGATGCCTACCACCATATTGTCAATGTTTCAAAACCTGCTAGTCATCCGCGTATTTATACTGTTGTCGGATATATCTGCGAAACCGACACATTTGGCTGGGACAGAAAAATTCAGGAAATTTCCGAAGGCGATATTCTTTGCTTTTATAATGCCGGTGCCTATTGTTATTCAATGGCCTCCAATTATAACAGCCGCCCTAAACCTGCTGAAGTAATAATATACAACGGGAAAGATTATCTGGCTTCCAGACGGGAGGAACTGGATGATTTATTAAAAAATTATGTTGAAATTGAGCTTTAA